The Vicia villosa cultivar HV-30 ecotype Madison, WI linkage group LG1, Vvil1.0, whole genome shotgun sequence genome includes a region encoding these proteins:
- the LOC131643573 gene encoding short-chain dehydrogenase TIC 32, chloroplastic-like isoform X2, whose amino-acid sequence MWPFNRKGVSGFSGSSTAEQVTHGIDATGFTAIVTGASSGIGVETTRVLALHGLHVIMAVRNMGAAKDVKEAIVKEIPSAKIDVMELDLSSIASVKKFASEFISSGLPLNILINNAGVMACPFMLSKDNIEQQFATNHLGHFLLTHLLLDTMKKTAHESNKEGRIVNVSSEAHRFAYSEGIRFGKINEQSSYSNWRAYGQSKLANILHANELAKRLKDDGVNITANSLHPGAIVTKLYRHTSAINGNYYIILFIKCGWQTCDEKCSAGSSYNMLCSIAPTSEGS is encoded by the exons ATGTGGCCATTCAACAGAAAAGGGGTTTCTGGATTTTCTGGTTCATCAACTGCTGAGCAAGTTACTCATGGAATCGATGCTACTGGTTTCACCGCTATTGTCACTG GAGCATCTAGTGGTATTGGTGTTGAGACTACGCGTGTTCTTGCTTTACATGGTCTTCATGTGATTATGGCCGTTAGAAATATGGGTGCGGCTAAAGATGTCAAAGAAGCAATAGTTAAGGAGATTCCTTCAGCTAAAATTGATGTCATGGAGTTGGATCTTAGTTCAATTGCATCTGTCAAGAAATTTGCATCCGAATTTATTTCCTCTGGATTACCATTGAACATCTTGAT AAACAATGCAGGAGTTATGGCGTGCCCTTTCATGTTGTCCAAGGACAACATTGAACAACAATTTGCCACTAACCACTTAG GTCATTTTCTCTTGACGCATCTTTTGTTGGACACGATGAAGAAAACAGCCCATGAAAGTAACAAAGAAGGAAGGATTGTTAATGTCTCCTCAGAGGCTCACAGATTTGCATACTCTGAAGGAATCCGTTTTGGCAAAATCAACGAACAATCAAG TTACAGCAACTGGCGTGCATATGGACAGTCAAAGCTTGCTAACATCTTACATGCCAATGAACTTGCAAAACGTCTCAAA GATGATGGAGTGAATATCACTGCAAATTCTCTTCATCCAGGAGCCATTGTGACCAAACTTTATCGTCATACCAGTGCAATCAACGGTAACTATTATATTATACTATTCAT TAAATGCGGTTGGCAGACTTGTGATGAAAAATGCTCAGCAG GGAGCAGCTACAACATGCTATGTAGCATTGCACCCACAAGTGAAGGGAGTTAG
- the LOC131643573 gene encoding short-chain dehydrogenase TIC 32, chloroplastic-like isoform X1, translated as MWPFNRKGVSGFSGSSTAEQVTHGIDATGFTAIVTGASSGIGVETTRVLALHGLHVIMAVRNMGAAKDVKEAIVKEIPSAKIDVMELDLSSIASVKKFASEFISSGLPLNILINNAGVMACPFMLSKDNIEQQFATNHLGHFLLTHLLLDTMKKTAHESNKEGRIVNVSSEAHRFAYSEGIRFGKINEQSSYSNWRAYGQSKLANILHANELAKRLKDDGVNITANSLHPGAIVTKLYRHTSAINGIVNAVGRLVMKNAQQGAATTCYVALHPQVKGVSGEYFSDSNLCKTTSHGKDADLAKKLWDFSIDLIKEK; from the exons ATGTGGCCATTCAACAGAAAAGGGGTTTCTGGATTTTCTGGTTCATCAACTGCTGAGCAAGTTACTCATGGAATCGATGCTACTGGTTTCACCGCTATTGTCACTG GAGCATCTAGTGGTATTGGTGTTGAGACTACGCGTGTTCTTGCTTTACATGGTCTTCATGTGATTATGGCCGTTAGAAATATGGGTGCGGCTAAAGATGTCAAAGAAGCAATAGTTAAGGAGATTCCTTCAGCTAAAATTGATGTCATGGAGTTGGATCTTAGTTCAATTGCATCTGTCAAGAAATTTGCATCCGAATTTATTTCCTCTGGATTACCATTGAACATCTTGAT AAACAATGCAGGAGTTATGGCGTGCCCTTTCATGTTGTCCAAGGACAACATTGAACAACAATTTGCCACTAACCACTTAG GTCATTTTCTCTTGACGCATCTTTTGTTGGACACGATGAAGAAAACAGCCCATGAAAGTAACAAAGAAGGAAGGATTGTTAATGTCTCCTCAGAGGCTCACAGATTTGCATACTCTGAAGGAATCCGTTTTGGCAAAATCAACGAACAATCAAG TTACAGCAACTGGCGTGCATATGGACAGTCAAAGCTTGCTAACATCTTACATGCCAATGAACTTGCAAAACGTCTCAAA GATGATGGAGTGAATATCACTGCAAATTCTCTTCATCCAGGAGCCATTGTGACCAAACTTTATCGTCATACCAGTGCAATCAACG GTATAGTAAATGCGGTTGGCAGACTTGTGATGAAAAATGCTCAGCAG GGAGCAGCTACAACATGCTATGTAGCATTGCACCCACAAGTGAAGGGAGTTAGTGGTGAGTATTTTTCAGACAGTAATTTGTGCAAAACAACCTCACATGGGAAGGATGCTGATTTGGCCAAGAAACTTTGGGATTTTAGCATTGATTTGATTAAGGAGAAATAG